In Vanacampus margaritifer isolate UIUO_Vmar chromosome 18, RoL_Vmar_1.0, whole genome shotgun sequence, a genomic segment contains:
- the snx11 gene encoding sorting nexin-11 — protein sequence MTMNHQDEFVAVRVQDPRVQNEGLWNSHVDYKIFLHTNSKAFTAKTSCVRRRYSEFAWLKKRLQKNAGLVPVPDLPGKSFFSFSSDDFLERRRQGLQVFLDKVVNMTVCLSDSQLHLFLQTQLPVGHILDCVQGHTPYTVTDAILTYASSNRGWAQAQEDDDAVAKEPSLTVSYESMESPAPHQPRPHNKDGASLALFSPDDDDILEPRDSTTRDKTAGFYLGDGQDERTLTDDGPGSGRTETPVEVHDTAEAQVAVLVSASEAAEDRAASSLSSSNESIVQVSDEDDALSPNGLAKTPPGEDDERWPRVSAADLQINGCADREELSNSLDVNFADNDFSVLGSGSAPELAHGNHICQTKDDV from the exons ATGACCATGAACCACCAAGAC GAGTTTGTCGCGGTGCGGGTTCAAGATCCCCGAGTGCAGAACGAAGGCTTGTGGAATTCCCACGTGGATTACAAGATCTTCCTCCAC ACCAACAGCAAGGCCTTCACCGCCAAGACGTCGTGTGTGCGGCGGCGCTACAGCGAGTTTGCGTGGCTGAAGAAGAGGCTGCAGAAAAACGCCGGCTTGGT GCCGGTTCCGGATCTTCCCGGGAAGTCCTTCTTCTCCTTCAGTAGCGACGATTTCCTGGAGCGAAGGCGGCAAGGACTTCAAGTCTTCCTGGACAA GGTGGTGAACATGACGGTGTGCCTGTCGGACAGCCAGCTGCACCTGTTCCTGCAGACGCAGCTTCCCGTGGGCCACATCCTGGACTGCGTGCAAGGCCACACCCCCTACACCGTGACGGACGCCATCCTCACCTACGCCTCGTCCAACCGGGGCTGGGCGCAGGCTCAGGAGGACGACGACGCCGTCGCCAAGGAGCCCAGTCTCACCGTGTCGTACGAGTCCATGGAGAG CCCAGCTCCTCATCAGCCTCGTCCTCACAACAAAGACGGCGCCAGCCTGGCGCTCTTCTCGCCCGACGACGACGACATACTCGAACCTCGCGACTCGACCACTCGGGACAAAACCGCCGGCTTCTATCTGGGAGACGGCCAGGACGAGCGGACGCTGACCGACGACGGGCCCGGGAGCGGTCGCACGGAGACCCCCGTGGAGGTCCACGATACGGCGGAAGCGCAGGTGGCGGTCCTGGTTAGCGCTTCTGAAGCGGCGGAGGACCGTGCGGCTTCCTCGCTCTCGTCGTCCAACGAGAGCATCGTACAAGTCAGCGACGAAGACGACGCGTTGTCACCAAACGGATTGGCCAAGACGCCTCCCGGGGAGGATGACGAGCGCTGGCCGCGGGTGTCCGCCGCAGACCTCCAAATCAACGGTTGCGCCGACCGGGAGGAGCTCAGTAACTCTTTGGATGTCAATTTTGCCGATAACGACTTCAGCGTGTTGGGGAGCGGCTCCGCTCCTGAGTTGGCACACGGAAACCACATCTGCCAGACTAAAGATGatgtttag
- the cbx1b gene encoding chromobox protein homolog 1b isoform X1, which translates to MSLTTETPNDGPSVTEVSAESKQPAAEKADDVAAAEEEEEEEEYVVEKVLNRRVVKGRVEYLLKWKGFSEEDNTWEPEDNLDCPDLIAEFLQSQKSAHEGKRKAAADGDGEESKAKRKKDDTEKLRGFARGLDPERIIGATDSTGELMFLMKWKNSDEADLVPAKEANVKCPQVVISFYEERLTWHSYRSEDEKKDEKN; encoded by the exons ATGAGCCTGACTACGGAAACCCCCAACGATGGTCCCAGTGTTACAGAAGTTTCGG CAGAGAGCAAGCAGCCGGCAGCCGAGAAGGCGGACGATGTAGCAGCagcggaggaagaggaggaggaagaggagtatGTAGTGGAGAAGGTCCTAAATCGGCGGGTGGTCAAAGGGAGGGTGGAGTACCTCCTCAAGTGGAAAGGATTTTCAGA GGAAGACAACACGTGGGAGCCCGAGGACAACCTGGACTGTCCCGACCTCATCGCAGAGTTCCTCCAGTCACAGAAGTCGGCGCACGAAGGCAAACGAAAGGCGGCCGCTGATGGCGACGGAGAAGAAAGTAAAGCGAAGAGGAAGAAAGATGat ACTGAGAAGCTGAGGGGCTTTGCCAGAGGTTTGGACCCGGAGAGAATCATCGGAGCCACCGATTCAACGGGAGAGCTCATGTTCCTCATGAAGTG gaaaaactCTGACGAAGCAGACCTGGTTCCAGCCAAGGAAGCCAATGTCAAATGTCCGCAGGTGGTCATTTCTTTCTACGAGGAGCGGCTCACCTGGCACTCGTACCGCAGTGAAGATGAgaaaaaagatgagaaaaactaa
- the cbx1b gene encoding chromobox protein homolog 1b isoform X2 has translation MSLTTETPNDGPSVTEVSESKQPAAEKADDVAAAEEEEEEEEYVVEKVLNRRVVKGRVEYLLKWKGFSEEDNTWEPEDNLDCPDLIAEFLQSQKSAHEGKRKAAADGDGEESKAKRKKDDTEKLRGFARGLDPERIIGATDSTGELMFLMKWKNSDEADLVPAKEANVKCPQVVISFYEERLTWHSYRSEDEKKDEKN, from the exons ATGAGCCTGACTACGGAAACCCCCAACGATGGTCCCAGTGTTACAGAAGTTTCGG AGAGCAAGCAGCCGGCAGCCGAGAAGGCGGACGATGTAGCAGCagcggaggaagaggaggaggaagaggagtatGTAGTGGAGAAGGTCCTAAATCGGCGGGTGGTCAAAGGGAGGGTGGAGTACCTCCTCAAGTGGAAAGGATTTTCAGA GGAAGACAACACGTGGGAGCCCGAGGACAACCTGGACTGTCCCGACCTCATCGCAGAGTTCCTCCAGTCACAGAAGTCGGCGCACGAAGGCAAACGAAAGGCGGCCGCTGATGGCGACGGAGAAGAAAGTAAAGCGAAGAGGAAGAAAGATGat ACTGAGAAGCTGAGGGGCTTTGCCAGAGGTTTGGACCCGGAGAGAATCATCGGAGCCACCGATTCAACGGGAGAGCTCATGTTCCTCATGAAGTG gaaaaactCTGACGAAGCAGACCTGGTTCCAGCCAAGGAAGCCAATGTCAAATGTCCGCAGGTGGTCATTTCTTTCTACGAGGAGCGGCTCACCTGGCACTCGTACCGCAGTGAAGATGAgaaaaaagatgagaaaaactaa
- the nfe2l1b gene encoding endoplasmic reticulum membrane sensor NFE2L1b isoform X3 — MLYLKKYFTEGLIQFTILLSLIGVQVDVDTYLSSQLPPLREIILGPSSAYTPTQFHNLRNTLDGYGIHPKSVDLDQFFATRRLLNRVRQLDRLSVPSPELDTWLVHRDAESGQAGSASIALDNGGGLEDVNDLDAAPAMRGTGGGEGGPPETTYNLNIADGNLGAVASDGDQRQDNNDDLSKEDIDLIDILWRQDIDLGAGREVFNYSSRQKDNEEDKPRPAQESKDNNEEQQRESWRNDVNLQTLRTVDIETGESIPQQECLRLLEATFPFGEDPEFPTPAAPPEVAAPGAEAPSTSQGLAPQLDLEQQWQDIMAVMELQAMDVNNSNAGCGIDFGLAPPAAPIHQDVSLHQASAGCSQEFPPVFPPHLDSAGGVRASSSNSSHVNATFGTTNLTGLFLPSLLNATGANVTIPVDPFGGLLEESMLDEISLLDLAMEEGFSHAQASQLREELDSDSGLSLDSSRSPASPSSSETSSSSSSSTSATFSEEGAVGYSTAASDSEEGAVGGYQPEYSKLCRMSFQDNFHGLPQLGGLNHNHTYNLPLGTSFTEHPELPKKQNTKNSKLPPPTSELLDKHSNRDERRARAMKIPFTNDKIVNLPVEEFNELLAKHQLSEPQLALVRDIRRRGKNKMAAQNCRKRKLDTIINLEEGVHQLRRDKTRLLKEKMEFLRCIRQMKQKMQSLCQEVFAQVRDEQGRPYPPSRYSLQYAADGSVLVVPRTEQNRPRPDKKPKDKKK; from the exons ATGCTTTACCTGAAAAAGTACTTCACAGAGGGCCTGATTCAGTTCACCATCCTTCTGAGTCTGATTGGGGTGCAGGTGGACGTGGACACCTACCTGAGCAGCCAGCTGCCACCCCTGAGGGAGATCATCCTGGGCCCTAGCTCAGCCTACACGCCCACTCAGTTCCACAACCTGCGCAACACACTGGACGGCTATGGCATTCACCCCAAGAGCGTGGACCTGGACCAGTTTTTCGCCACCCGCCGCTTACTGAACCGGGTGCGCCAGCTGGATCGCCTCTCCGTGCCCAGCCCAGAGCTCGACACTTGGCTGGTGCACCGTGACGCCGAGAGCGGCCAGGCGGGCAGCGCCAGCATCGCCCTGGACAATGGGGGCGGCCTCGAGGACGTGAACGACCTCGACGCTGCCCCGGCCATGAGGGGGACCGGAGGAGGTGAAGGGGGGCCGCCTGAGACAACTTACAACCTCAACATAGCCGACGGCAACCTCGGGGCGGTGGCGTCCGACGGTGACCAGCGGCAGGACAACAACGACGACCTCAGCAAAGAG GACATCGACCTGATTGACATCCTGTGGCGACAGGACATCGACCTGGGCGCCGGCAGGGAGGTGTTTAACTACAGCAGCCGGCAGAAGGACAACGAGGAGGACAAGCCGCGCCCGGCCCAGGAGAGCAAGGACAACAACGAGGAGCAGCAGCGAGAAAGCTGGAGGAACGACGTTAACCTCCAGACGCTTCGCACTGTGGACATCGAGACGGGCGAGAGCATCCCGCAGCAG GAGTGCTTGAGGCTGCTGGAGGCCACGTTCCCTTTCGGAGAAGATCCTGAG tttcccACCCCGGCCGCGCCACCCGAAGTGGCGGCGCCCGGCGCAGAAGCTCCGTCCACGTCACAGGGCCTGGCGCCTCAGCTGGACCTGGAGCAGCAGTGGCAGGACATCATGGCCGTCATGGAGCTGCAA GCCATGGACGTGAACAACAGCAACGCAGGATGCGGCATTGACTTTGGACTCGCCCCGCCGGCAGCGCCGATCCACCAGGACGTGAGCCTCCACCAGGCCTCGGCCGGCTGCAGCCAGGAGTTCCCTCCGGTTTTCCCGCCTCACCTGGATTCTGCTGGCGGGGTGCGAGCGTCCTCTAGCAACTCCAGCCATGTCAATGCCACCTTCGGGACCACCAATCTCACCGGACTATTTCTGCCCTCGCTCCTCAACGCCACCGGTGCCAACGTTACCATCCCGGTGGACCCGTTCGGTGGGCTTCTGGAGGAATCCATGCTGGATGAGATCAGCCTCCTGGACTTGGCCATGGAGGAGGGCTTCAGCCACGCTCAGGCCTCGCAGCTGCGGGAAGAGCTGGACTCGGACTCGGGGCTGTCCCTGGACTCCAGCCGCAGCCCGGCGTCCCCCAGCAGCTCGGAaacatcctcctcctcatcttcgtcCACCTCGGCCACCTTCTCGGAGGAGGGCGCCGTGGGCTACAGCACCGCCGCGTCCGACTCGGAGGAAGGAGCCGTGGGCGGGTACCAGCCGGAATACAGCAAGCTGTGCCGCATGAGCTTTCAG GACAACTTCCACGGCCTCCCGCAGTTAGGAGGACTCAACCACAACCACACCTACAACCTACCGCTCGGGACCTCTTTCACCGAGCACCCGGAGCTCCCGAAGAAGCAGAACACCAAGAACTCCAAGCTTCCCCCTCCAACATCCGAGCTCCTGGACAAACACTCGAACCGGGACGAGCGACGGGCCCGCGCCATGAAGATCCCCTTCACCAACGACAAGATCGTCAACCTCCCCGTGGAGGAGTTCAACGAGCTGCTGGCCAAGCACCAGCTGAGCGAGCCGCAGTTGGCCCTGGTCCGCGACATCCGCCGGCGCGGCAAGAACAAAATGGCGGCGCAGAACTGTCGCAAGCGCAAGCTGGACACCATCATCAACCTGGAGGAAGGCGTGCACCAGCTCAGGCGTGACAAAACCCGGCTACTCAAGGAAAAGATGGAGTTCCTTCGCTGTATCCGGCAAATGAAGCAGAAAATGCAGAGTCTGTGCCAGGAGGTTTTCGCCCAAGTCCGGGACGAGCAGGGCCGGCCCTACCCGCCCAGTCGATACTCGCTCCAGTACGCCGCAGACGGGAGCGTTCTGGTGGTACCGCGCACCGAGCAGAACCGGCCCAGGCCGGACAAGAAGCCCAAAGACAAGAAGAAGTGA
- the nfe2l1b gene encoding endoplasmic reticulum membrane sensor NFE2L1b isoform X1: MLYLKKYFTEGLIQFTILLSLIGVQVDVDTYLSSQLPPLREIILGPSSAYTPTQFHNLRNTLDGYGIHPKSVDLDQFFATRRLLNRVRQLDRLSVPSPELDTWLVHRDAESGQAGSASIALDNGGGLEDVNDLDAAPAMRGTGGGEGGPPETTYNLNIADGNLGAVASDGDQRQDNNDDLSKEDIDLIDILWRQDIDLGAGREVFNYSSRQKDNEEDKPRPAQESKDNNEEQQRESWRNDVNLQTLRTVDIETGESIPQQQPAAGSQTSLSLQECLRLLEATFPFGEDPEFPTPAAPPEVAAPGAEAPSTSQGLAPQLDLEQQWQDIMAVMELQAMDVNNSNAGCGIDFGLAPPAAPIHQDVSLHQASAGCSQEFPPVFPPHLDSAGGVRASSSNSSHVNATFGTTNLTGLFLPSLLNATGANVTIPVDPFGGLLEESMLDEISLLDLAMEEGFSHAQASQLREELDSDSGLSLDSSRSPASPSSSETSSSSSSSTSATFSEEGAVGYSTAASDSEEGAVGGYQPEYSKLCRMSFQDNFHGLPQLGGLNHNHTYNLPLGTSFTEHPELPKKQNTKNSKLPPPTSELLDKHSNRDERRARAMKIPFTNDKIVNLPVEEFNELLAKHQLSEPQLALVRDIRRRGKNKMAAQNCRKRKLDTIINLEEGVHQLRRDKTRLLKEKMEFLRCIRQMKQKMQSLCQEVFAQVRDEQGRPYPPSRYSLQYAADGSVLVVPRTEQNRPRPDKKPKDKKK; this comes from the exons ATGCTTTACCTGAAAAAGTACTTCACAGAGGGCCTGATTCAGTTCACCATCCTTCTGAGTCTGATTGGGGTGCAGGTGGACGTGGACACCTACCTGAGCAGCCAGCTGCCACCCCTGAGGGAGATCATCCTGGGCCCTAGCTCAGCCTACACGCCCACTCAGTTCCACAACCTGCGCAACACACTGGACGGCTATGGCATTCACCCCAAGAGCGTGGACCTGGACCAGTTTTTCGCCACCCGCCGCTTACTGAACCGGGTGCGCCAGCTGGATCGCCTCTCCGTGCCCAGCCCAGAGCTCGACACTTGGCTGGTGCACCGTGACGCCGAGAGCGGCCAGGCGGGCAGCGCCAGCATCGCCCTGGACAATGGGGGCGGCCTCGAGGACGTGAACGACCTCGACGCTGCCCCGGCCATGAGGGGGACCGGAGGAGGTGAAGGGGGGCCGCCTGAGACAACTTACAACCTCAACATAGCCGACGGCAACCTCGGGGCGGTGGCGTCCGACGGTGACCAGCGGCAGGACAACAACGACGACCTCAGCAAAGAG GACATCGACCTGATTGACATCCTGTGGCGACAGGACATCGACCTGGGCGCCGGCAGGGAGGTGTTTAACTACAGCAGCCGGCAGAAGGACAACGAGGAGGACAAGCCGCGCCCGGCCCAGGAGAGCAAGGACAACAACGAGGAGCAGCAGCGAGAAAGCTGGAGGAACGACGTTAACCTCCAGACGCTTCGCACTGTGGACATCGAGACGGGCGAGAGCATCCCGCAGCAG CAGCCTGCTGCGGGCTCACAGACCTCCCTGTCTCTGCAGGAGTGCTTGAGGCTGCTGGAGGCCACGTTCCCTTTCGGAGAAGATCCTGAG tttcccACCCCGGCCGCGCCACCCGAAGTGGCGGCGCCCGGCGCAGAAGCTCCGTCCACGTCACAGGGCCTGGCGCCTCAGCTGGACCTGGAGCAGCAGTGGCAGGACATCATGGCCGTCATGGAGCTGCAA GCCATGGACGTGAACAACAGCAACGCAGGATGCGGCATTGACTTTGGACTCGCCCCGCCGGCAGCGCCGATCCACCAGGACGTGAGCCTCCACCAGGCCTCGGCCGGCTGCAGCCAGGAGTTCCCTCCGGTTTTCCCGCCTCACCTGGATTCTGCTGGCGGGGTGCGAGCGTCCTCTAGCAACTCCAGCCATGTCAATGCCACCTTCGGGACCACCAATCTCACCGGACTATTTCTGCCCTCGCTCCTCAACGCCACCGGTGCCAACGTTACCATCCCGGTGGACCCGTTCGGTGGGCTTCTGGAGGAATCCATGCTGGATGAGATCAGCCTCCTGGACTTGGCCATGGAGGAGGGCTTCAGCCACGCTCAGGCCTCGCAGCTGCGGGAAGAGCTGGACTCGGACTCGGGGCTGTCCCTGGACTCCAGCCGCAGCCCGGCGTCCCCCAGCAGCTCGGAaacatcctcctcctcatcttcgtcCACCTCGGCCACCTTCTCGGAGGAGGGCGCCGTGGGCTACAGCACCGCCGCGTCCGACTCGGAGGAAGGAGCCGTGGGCGGGTACCAGCCGGAATACAGCAAGCTGTGCCGCATGAGCTTTCAG GACAACTTCCACGGCCTCCCGCAGTTAGGAGGACTCAACCACAACCACACCTACAACCTACCGCTCGGGACCTCTTTCACCGAGCACCCGGAGCTCCCGAAGAAGCAGAACACCAAGAACTCCAAGCTTCCCCCTCCAACATCCGAGCTCCTGGACAAACACTCGAACCGGGACGAGCGACGGGCCCGCGCCATGAAGATCCCCTTCACCAACGACAAGATCGTCAACCTCCCCGTGGAGGAGTTCAACGAGCTGCTGGCCAAGCACCAGCTGAGCGAGCCGCAGTTGGCCCTGGTCCGCGACATCCGCCGGCGCGGCAAGAACAAAATGGCGGCGCAGAACTGTCGCAAGCGCAAGCTGGACACCATCATCAACCTGGAGGAAGGCGTGCACCAGCTCAGGCGTGACAAAACCCGGCTACTCAAGGAAAAGATGGAGTTCCTTCGCTGTATCCGGCAAATGAAGCAGAAAATGCAGAGTCTGTGCCAGGAGGTTTTCGCCCAAGTCCGGGACGAGCAGGGCCGGCCCTACCCGCCCAGTCGATACTCGCTCCAGTACGCCGCAGACGGGAGCGTTCTGGTGGTACCGCGCACCGAGCAGAACCGGCCCAGGCCGGACAAGAAGCCCAAAGACAAGAAGAAGTGA
- the nfe2l1b gene encoding endoplasmic reticulum membrane sensor NFE2L1b isoform X2, with protein sequence MLYLKKYFTEGLIQFTILLSLIGVQVDVDTYLSSQLPPLREIILGPSSAYTPTQFHNLRNTLDGYGIHPKSVDLDQFFATRRLLNRVRQLDRLSVPSPELDTWLVHRDAESGQAGSASIALDNGGGLEDVNDLDAAPAMRGTGGGEGGPPETTYNLNIADGNLGAVASDGDQRQDNNDDLSKEDIDLIDILWRQDIDLGAGREVFNYSSRQKDNEEDKPRPAQESKDNNEEQQRESWRNDVNLQTLRTVDIETGESIPQQPAAGSQTSLSLQECLRLLEATFPFGEDPEFPTPAAPPEVAAPGAEAPSTSQGLAPQLDLEQQWQDIMAVMELQAMDVNNSNAGCGIDFGLAPPAAPIHQDVSLHQASAGCSQEFPPVFPPHLDSAGGVRASSSNSSHVNATFGTTNLTGLFLPSLLNATGANVTIPVDPFGGLLEESMLDEISLLDLAMEEGFSHAQASQLREELDSDSGLSLDSSRSPASPSSSETSSSSSSSTSATFSEEGAVGYSTAASDSEEGAVGGYQPEYSKLCRMSFQDNFHGLPQLGGLNHNHTYNLPLGTSFTEHPELPKKQNTKNSKLPPPTSELLDKHSNRDERRARAMKIPFTNDKIVNLPVEEFNELLAKHQLSEPQLALVRDIRRRGKNKMAAQNCRKRKLDTIINLEEGVHQLRRDKTRLLKEKMEFLRCIRQMKQKMQSLCQEVFAQVRDEQGRPYPPSRYSLQYAADGSVLVVPRTEQNRPRPDKKPKDKKK encoded by the exons ATGCTTTACCTGAAAAAGTACTTCACAGAGGGCCTGATTCAGTTCACCATCCTTCTGAGTCTGATTGGGGTGCAGGTGGACGTGGACACCTACCTGAGCAGCCAGCTGCCACCCCTGAGGGAGATCATCCTGGGCCCTAGCTCAGCCTACACGCCCACTCAGTTCCACAACCTGCGCAACACACTGGACGGCTATGGCATTCACCCCAAGAGCGTGGACCTGGACCAGTTTTTCGCCACCCGCCGCTTACTGAACCGGGTGCGCCAGCTGGATCGCCTCTCCGTGCCCAGCCCAGAGCTCGACACTTGGCTGGTGCACCGTGACGCCGAGAGCGGCCAGGCGGGCAGCGCCAGCATCGCCCTGGACAATGGGGGCGGCCTCGAGGACGTGAACGACCTCGACGCTGCCCCGGCCATGAGGGGGACCGGAGGAGGTGAAGGGGGGCCGCCTGAGACAACTTACAACCTCAACATAGCCGACGGCAACCTCGGGGCGGTGGCGTCCGACGGTGACCAGCGGCAGGACAACAACGACGACCTCAGCAAAGAG GACATCGACCTGATTGACATCCTGTGGCGACAGGACATCGACCTGGGCGCCGGCAGGGAGGTGTTTAACTACAGCAGCCGGCAGAAGGACAACGAGGAGGACAAGCCGCGCCCGGCCCAGGAGAGCAAGGACAACAACGAGGAGCAGCAGCGAGAAAGCTGGAGGAACGACGTTAACCTCCAGACGCTTCGCACTGTGGACATCGAGACGGGCGAGAGCATCCCGCAGCAG CCTGCTGCGGGCTCACAGACCTCCCTGTCTCTGCAGGAGTGCTTGAGGCTGCTGGAGGCCACGTTCCCTTTCGGAGAAGATCCTGAG tttcccACCCCGGCCGCGCCACCCGAAGTGGCGGCGCCCGGCGCAGAAGCTCCGTCCACGTCACAGGGCCTGGCGCCTCAGCTGGACCTGGAGCAGCAGTGGCAGGACATCATGGCCGTCATGGAGCTGCAA GCCATGGACGTGAACAACAGCAACGCAGGATGCGGCATTGACTTTGGACTCGCCCCGCCGGCAGCGCCGATCCACCAGGACGTGAGCCTCCACCAGGCCTCGGCCGGCTGCAGCCAGGAGTTCCCTCCGGTTTTCCCGCCTCACCTGGATTCTGCTGGCGGGGTGCGAGCGTCCTCTAGCAACTCCAGCCATGTCAATGCCACCTTCGGGACCACCAATCTCACCGGACTATTTCTGCCCTCGCTCCTCAACGCCACCGGTGCCAACGTTACCATCCCGGTGGACCCGTTCGGTGGGCTTCTGGAGGAATCCATGCTGGATGAGATCAGCCTCCTGGACTTGGCCATGGAGGAGGGCTTCAGCCACGCTCAGGCCTCGCAGCTGCGGGAAGAGCTGGACTCGGACTCGGGGCTGTCCCTGGACTCCAGCCGCAGCCCGGCGTCCCCCAGCAGCTCGGAaacatcctcctcctcatcttcgtcCACCTCGGCCACCTTCTCGGAGGAGGGCGCCGTGGGCTACAGCACCGCCGCGTCCGACTCGGAGGAAGGAGCCGTGGGCGGGTACCAGCCGGAATACAGCAAGCTGTGCCGCATGAGCTTTCAG GACAACTTCCACGGCCTCCCGCAGTTAGGAGGACTCAACCACAACCACACCTACAACCTACCGCTCGGGACCTCTTTCACCGAGCACCCGGAGCTCCCGAAGAAGCAGAACACCAAGAACTCCAAGCTTCCCCCTCCAACATCCGAGCTCCTGGACAAACACTCGAACCGGGACGAGCGACGGGCCCGCGCCATGAAGATCCCCTTCACCAACGACAAGATCGTCAACCTCCCCGTGGAGGAGTTCAACGAGCTGCTGGCCAAGCACCAGCTGAGCGAGCCGCAGTTGGCCCTGGTCCGCGACATCCGCCGGCGCGGCAAGAACAAAATGGCGGCGCAGAACTGTCGCAAGCGCAAGCTGGACACCATCATCAACCTGGAGGAAGGCGTGCACCAGCTCAGGCGTGACAAAACCCGGCTACTCAAGGAAAAGATGGAGTTCCTTCGCTGTATCCGGCAAATGAAGCAGAAAATGCAGAGTCTGTGCCAGGAGGTTTTCGCCCAAGTCCGGGACGAGCAGGGCCGGCCCTACCCGCCCAGTCGATACTCGCTCCAGTACGCCGCAGACGGGAGCGTTCTGGTGGTACCGCGCACCGAGCAGAACCGGCCCAGGCCGGACAAGAAGCCCAAAGACAAGAAGAAGTGA